A genomic region of Homalodisca vitripennis isolate AUS2020 chromosome 5, UT_GWSS_2.1, whole genome shotgun sequence contains the following coding sequences:
- the LOC124363487 gene encoding sentrin-specific protease 1-like: MARVVRKHVRLLPCDSERLFPGQLLNGEVISAYLRLLERRNAMDYNLPNVLALDSYFFTVLKRSGHERARDHHRDQDLLDYEIILVPVHEELVDVGHWWFLVVEPRKATISAYDSLKGRNHTPAMDLLRDYVKKEEIRAKTEARSWCLYGERSCPAQDNLVDCGVFLCAIDGAICGGQEAKELQVDGREFRRQMAKELREDSVTEIKSSQPELFPGEEPGLVLRRFGRGIRSAYRPNEVVT; encoded by the coding sequence ATGGCACGAGTCGTAAGGAAGCATGTGCGTTTGCTGCCATGCGATTCCGAGCGGCTTTTTCCTGGACAACTGCTAAACGGCGAGGTAATTTCGGCTTATCTTCGACTTCTAGAGAGGCGGAATGCTATGGATTACAACCTGCCCAATGTCCTCGCACTAGATTCTTACTTCTTCACGGTGCTGAAGAGATCCGGCCACGAGCGAGCGCGGGATCACCATCGCGACCAGGACTTGTTGGATTATGAAATAATCCTCGTCCCCGTACATGAGGAGTTGGTGGACGTCGGCCACTGGTGGTTTCTCGTAGTAGAGCCACGGAAGGCAACCATTAGCGCCTATGACTCCCTAAAAGGAAGAAACCACACGCCAGCGATGGATCTTCTGCGCGACTACGTGAAGAAGGAGGAGATAAGGGCCAAGACCGAGGCCCGGAGTTGGTGCCTCTACGGTGAACGGAGTTGTCCTGCACAGGACAACCTTGTGGATTGCGGGGTTTTCCTCTGCGCGATTGACGGAGCCATCTGCGGGGGACAGGAGGCAAAAGAATTGCAAGTAGATGGCCGAGAATTCCGACGGCAGATGGCGAAAGAACTTCGGGAGGATTCGGTTACCGAAATCAAGAGTAGCCAGCCGGAGTTGTTTCCGGGGGAGGAACCCGGATTGGTGCTTCGACGATTTGGCCGAGGAATTAGATCAGCTTACAGACCCAACGAAGTGGTCACTTAG